A section of the Corynebacterium auris genome encodes:
- a CDS encoding DUF3263 domain-containing protein: MLTPDDFAILDFEADAPRGLGAKEEAIRRRLGMSPVRYYQRLNVLLDSAEALAARPQLVRRLQRVRDARAL; the protein is encoded by the coding sequence ATGCTCACCCCGGACGATTTCGCCATCCTCGACTTCGAGGCCGACGCGCCCCGCGGCCTCGGCGCCAAAGAGGAAGCGATCCGCCGCCGCCTGGGCATGAGCCCCGTCCGCTACTACCAGCGGCTCAACGTCCTGCTCGACTCCGCCGAGGCGCTCGCCGCCCGCCCCCAGCTAGTCCGGCGGCTGCAGCGCGTGCGTGACGCTCGCGCCCTCTAG
- a CDS encoding peptide deformylase, with protein MTIRPIVIHGDPVLHTPTKVVEQPVEELAELIADMHETMDAANGVGLAANQVGVPLRLFVYHCPDGDSMRRGTVINPVLETSEIPKTMPRDDGEDDEGCLSVPGEGWPTGRAKWAKVTGLDENGTRIEVEGEGFFARCLQHEVGHLDGFVYTDVLTGRYKREAKRAIKANGWTVPGNTWLPGVDEDPFGH; from the coding sequence ATGACAATTCGACCCATCGTCATCCACGGCGACCCCGTCCTGCACACCCCGACCAAAGTGGTGGAGCAGCCGGTGGAGGAGCTGGCGGAGCTCATCGCGGACATGCACGAGACCATGGACGCCGCGAACGGCGTCGGCCTGGCCGCTAACCAGGTTGGTGTGCCGCTGCGCCTCTTCGTCTATCACTGCCCCGACGGCGATAGCATGCGCCGCGGCACCGTGATCAACCCGGTGCTGGAAACCAGCGAGATCCCCAAGACCATGCCGCGCGACGACGGCGAGGACGACGAAGGTTGCCTCTCCGTGCCGGGCGAGGGCTGGCCCACCGGCCGCGCGAAGTGGGCGAAGGTGACAGGATTGGACGAAAACGGCACGCGCATCGAGGTCGAGGGCGAGGGCTTTTTCGCCCGCTGCCTGCAGCACGAGGTGGGCCACCTGGACGGTTTTGTCTACACCGACGTACTCACCGGCCGCTACAAGCGCGAGGCGAAGCGAGCCATCAAGGCCAACGGGTGGACGGTGCCGGGCAACACGTGGCTGCCTGGCGTGGACGAGGACCCCTTCGGGCACTAG
- a CDS encoding N-acetylglutamate synthase, CG3035 family yields the protein MSRFFRSDDIAVGDRVVVRQRRGEHSSDVVGHVVGLDPLRVTPQQVGGFPSSKSAIEIHDVHIVKKLSPRTVRNSDIRAIETAYAKAFPGLEHELIDGWLARTGADIAERSNSAVPLGHSAGFAPVPLDKLRAFYARHGQPVQLLIPERIGKPALKLVESGGWSLGEEIVVMTHPLTGADETSPRFRIDDAPDANWLAMYHYRGRDLPVDALKAVDAQIDGHIAFARLLIDGETVAVTRATITESTDGRRWLGYSAVEVALALRRRGLGTELTTSLLAWGAREGADAAYLQTRASNAAALALYRKAGFVEHHRHRYARLG from the coding sequence ATGAGCAGGTTTTTCCGCTCCGACGACATCGCGGTCGGCGACCGCGTGGTCGTGCGCCAGCGCCGCGGCGAGCACTCCAGCGACGTCGTGGGCCACGTCGTCGGGCTCGACCCGTTGCGCGTTACGCCCCAGCAGGTCGGGGGCTTCCCCTCGTCGAAAAGCGCGATCGAGATCCACGACGTGCACATCGTGAAGAAGCTCTCGCCGCGCACCGTGCGCAACTCGGACATCCGCGCCATCGAGACGGCCTACGCCAAGGCGTTCCCCGGGCTCGAGCACGAGCTTATCGACGGCTGGCTCGCCCGCACCGGCGCCGACATCGCGGAGCGCTCCAACTCGGCCGTCCCCCTGGGCCACAGCGCCGGCTTCGCGCCGGTTCCCCTGGACAAGCTGCGTGCCTTCTACGCCCGCCACGGCCAGCCGGTGCAGCTGCTCATCCCGGAGCGCATCGGCAAACCGGCGCTCAAGCTGGTCGAATCGGGCGGCTGGAGCCTCGGGGAAGAGATTGTGGTGATGACGCACCCGCTCACCGGCGCCGACGAGACCTCGCCGCGCTTCCGCATCGACGACGCGCCCGACGCCAACTGGCTGGCCATGTACCACTACCGCGGCCGGGACCTTCCGGTGGACGCGCTCAAGGCGGTCGACGCGCAGATCGACGGCCACATCGCCTTCGCCCGCCTCCTGATCGACGGCGAGACGGTGGCCGTGACGCGCGCGACGATCACAGAGTCCACCGACGGCCGCCGCTGGCTCGGCTACTCCGCCGTGGAGGTCGCCCTGGCGCTGCGCCGCCGCGGCCTCGGCACCGAGCTGACCACCAGCCTGCTGGCCTGGGGCGCGCGCGAGGGGGCCGACGCCGCCTACCTGCAGACCCGGGCGAGCAACGCCGCCGCCCTGGCGCTGTACCGCAAGGCGGGATTCGTCGAACACCACCGGCACCGCTACGCCCGGCTGGGTTAG
- a CDS encoding exodeoxyribonuclease III, which produces MRIATWNVNSVRTRAERVAAFLERADVDVLAMQETKVAEDKFPTSIFQDAGYEVAHVGYSQWNGVAIASRVGLDNVRESFERQPAFAKSGEPRVEARAVGATCGGVDVWSLYVPNGRAIGDPHYDYKLEFLYRLADSVDAAAPAVYCGDYNIAPTDSDVWDIAWFEGKTHVTEPERAAFQMLLEAGLTPVTHADPYSFWDYKAMRFQKNEGMLIDFQLVTAPLGRRLAHAWVDVDERRGKGASDHAPVVADYDTQSLSLDDVR; this is translated from the coding sequence ATGCGTATAGCCACCTGGAACGTCAACTCGGTACGCACCCGCGCCGAGCGCGTCGCGGCGTTCCTCGAACGCGCCGACGTCGACGTGCTGGCCATGCAGGAAACCAAGGTCGCCGAGGACAAGTTCCCCACCTCCATCTTCCAGGACGCCGGATACGAGGTCGCCCACGTCGGCTACTCCCAGTGGAACGGCGTGGCCATCGCCTCGCGCGTGGGCCTCGACAACGTGCGCGAGTCCTTCGAGCGCCAACCCGCCTTCGCCAAATCGGGCGAACCGCGCGTGGAGGCCCGCGCCGTCGGCGCCACCTGCGGCGGCGTCGACGTGTGGAGCCTCTACGTCCCCAACGGCCGCGCCATCGGCGACCCGCACTACGACTACAAGCTGGAGTTCCTCTACCGCCTGGCCGACTCCGTCGATGCGGCCGCCCCCGCCGTGTACTGCGGCGACTACAACATCGCCCCCACCGACTCCGACGTGTGGGACATCGCCTGGTTCGAGGGAAAAACGCACGTCACCGAGCCGGAGCGCGCCGCCTTCCAGATGCTCCTGGAGGCCGGGCTGACCCCCGTCACGCACGCAGACCCCTACTCCTTCTGGGACTACAAGGCCATGCGCTTCCAGAAGAACGAGGGCATGCTGATCGACTTTCAGCTGGTGACGGCGCCACTGGGTCGTCGATTAGCACATGCATGGGTGGACGTCGACGAGCGCCGGGGCAAGGGCGCGAGCGACCACGCGCCCGTGGTCGCCGACTACGACACCCAATCGCTTTCGCTTGACGACGTCCGATGA
- the cls gene encoding cardiolipin synthase: MTLDLDISYFQLALMVLDYGIKFVMIGVVPSNRRPSSANAWLLLILLLPVVGLPLYLLMGSTFVSRRRHGIQQRAKAEVDNVHSRIPDYPPGSLRSAEIETMVGLNRTLTGFPALNANVRRLWTDYEMTMTRIAALIDTAESYVDIEIYAVAWDDTTNRVFKAIERAIDRGVHVRLLYDHIGSRKYPGYRRFTRRLDEIGVDHYRMLPLDPLRGRWRRPDLRNHRKIIVIDGRIGMIGSFNLIDRGYLLRGHRRAGRQWIDAFVELEGPVITSLESMFAVDWYTESGEIIELEPPAEVTDPDAELHVVQLVPSGPGYHAEPNLRMFNTLIHHARERLILCSPYFVPDDTLLEAVSTACLRGVRVDLLVGERSDQFMVQHAQSSYYEQLLEAGVRIWEFPAPYILHTKFVLADPGRNTSVGVIGSSNMDMRSFTLNYESSLFVGRGPLLGQLDELAQAYLAVSRPLTLERWGQRPWYRRYIDNVMKLTSALQ; this comes from the coding sequence ATGACCCTCGACCTCGACATCTCCTACTTCCAGCTCGCGCTCATGGTGCTGGACTACGGCATCAAGTTCGTCATGATCGGCGTCGTGCCGTCCAACCGGCGCCCCTCCAGCGCCAACGCCTGGCTGCTGCTCATCCTCCTGCTGCCGGTGGTTGGCCTGCCGCTCTACCTGCTCATGGGCTCGACCTTCGTCTCGCGGCGCCGCCACGGCATCCAGCAGCGCGCCAAGGCCGAGGTGGATAACGTCCACTCCCGCATCCCCGACTACCCGCCCGGTTCGCTGCGCTCGGCCGAGATTGAAACGATGGTGGGGCTTAACCGCACGCTCACCGGATTTCCCGCCCTTAACGCCAACGTGCGGCGCCTGTGGACGGACTACGAGATGACCATGACGCGCATCGCCGCGCTAATCGACACCGCCGAGAGCTACGTGGACATCGAGATCTACGCCGTGGCCTGGGACGATACCACCAACCGCGTCTTCAAGGCGATCGAGCGAGCCATCGACCGCGGCGTCCACGTCCGCCTCCTCTACGACCACATCGGCTCGCGCAAATACCCCGGCTACCGGCGCTTCACCCGCCGCCTCGACGAGATCGGCGTGGACCACTACCGCATGCTCCCCCTCGACCCGCTGCGCGGCCGCTGGCGCCGCCCCGACCTGCGCAACCACCGCAAAATCATCGTCATCGACGGCCGCATCGGCATGATCGGCAGCTTCAACCTCATCGACCGCGGCTACCTGCTGCGCGGCCACCGGCGCGCCGGGCGCCAATGGATCGACGCCTTCGTCGAGCTCGAGGGCCCCGTCATCACCTCACTGGAATCCATGTTCGCCGTGGACTGGTACACCGAATCCGGCGAGATCATCGAGCTCGAACCCCCCGCCGAGGTCACTGACCCGGACGCCGAGCTCCACGTCGTCCAGCTCGTGCCCTCCGGGCCCGGCTACCACGCCGAGCCCAACCTGCGGATGTTCAACACCCTGATCCACCACGCCCGCGAGCGCCTCATCCTCTGCTCCCCCTACTTCGTTCCCGACGACACGCTGCTTGAGGCGGTCAGCACCGCCTGCCTGCGCGGCGTCCGCGTCGACCTCCTCGTCGGCGAGCGCTCCGACCAGTTCATGGTGCAGCACGCCCAATCCTCCTACTACGAGCAGCTCCTCGAGGCCGGCGTGCGCATCTGGGAGTTCCCCGCCCCCTACATCCTGCACACCAAGTTCGTCCTCGCCGACCCCGGCCGCAACACCTCCGTCGGCGTGATCGGCTCCTCCAACATGGACATGCGCTCCTTCACCCTCAACTACGAAAGCTCCCTGTTTGTCGGGCGCGGCCCCCTCCTCGGCCAACTCGACGAGCTCGCCCAGGCTTACCTGGCCGTCTCCCGCCCGCTCACGCTGGAGCGCTGGGGCCAGCGCCCGTGGTACCGGCGCTACATCGACAACGTGATGAAGCTGACCTCCGCGCTGCAGTAA
- a CDS encoding ABC transporter permease, with product MLNLFASEWTKLRTTASLWWTSGLLIFLPAVVTATMAAADTELAMAYVPLTVVMTVTLISLVIFTVQAAMTVTTEYRFGIPATTYRLTPARWTVGATKLVLYALIAAVLALATLVVSFTLGDAIAYNPADWTTNVATTRALWALPLTAAALVLMVQGLGWIVRNTAGAITLAFGLQFVVEGIIGIIPRVGDTVAPYLPFSNLYAFAFDVPTAHFTVWQSLGIFVAWAAVFWAIGIVLLEKRDV from the coding sequence ATGCTTAACCTCTTTGCCTCCGAATGGACCAAGCTGCGCACCACCGCCTCCCTCTGGTGGACTAGTGGCCTGCTGATCTTTTTGCCCGCCGTGGTCACCGCCACCATGGCCGCCGCCGACACCGAGCTCGCCATGGCCTACGTGCCGCTGACTGTCGTGATGACGGTCACCCTCATCTCCCTCGTCATCTTCACCGTCCAGGCGGCCATGACGGTGACCACCGAATACCGCTTCGGCATCCCCGCCACCACCTACCGGCTCACCCCCGCCCGGTGGACTGTCGGCGCGACGAAGCTCGTGCTTTACGCCCTCATCGCGGCGGTGCTTGCCCTGGCCACCCTCGTCGTCTCCTTCACGCTCGGTGACGCCATCGCCTACAACCCCGCCGACTGGACCACCAATGTGGCCACCACCCGCGCGCTCTGGGCGCTGCCGCTGACGGCCGCCGCCCTCGTGCTGATGGTGCAGGGCCTCGGGTGGATTGTGCGCAACACCGCCGGCGCCATCACGCTCGCCTTCGGGCTCCAGTTCGTCGTCGAGGGGATCATCGGCATCATCCCCCGCGTCGGCGACACCGTGGCGCCGTACCTGCCGTTTTCGAACCTCTACGCCTTCGCCTTCGACGTCCCCACCGCCCACTTCACCGTGTGGCAGTCCCTCGGTATCTTCGTGGCCTGGGCAGCGGTGTTCTGGGCCATCGGCATCGTCCTGCTGGAAAAGCGGGACGTGTAG
- a CDS encoding ABC transporter ATP-binding protein: protein MIEAHGLTKVYGEVRAVDGLTFTVNPGVVTGFLGPNGSGKSTTMRMMLGLDTPTSGTALIDGSPYRQLSEPARKVGALLDAKGVHPNRTARNTLLWQARAAGLPASRVAEVLELVGLTEVAGKKVGGFSLGMGQRLGIASAMLGDPEVLILDEPINGLDPEGIRWVRSLLRRLADEGRTILVSSHLLAEMSQTADRLVVIGRGKLVADTSVDEFIAANSAVAALVRPASTEELEAALNAEAIPFVRGADHAGRPMVTVEGRTSDEIGALAFRHGVQLAELSERRGSLEDAYLHSTEGHAQYSAQEDFHA from the coding sequence ATGATTGAAGCGCACGGCCTGACAAAGGTCTACGGTGAGGTCCGGGCAGTCGACGGCCTCACCTTTACCGTTAACCCCGGGGTGGTCACGGGATTCCTCGGCCCGAACGGGTCCGGCAAATCCACCACCATGCGCATGATGCTCGGCCTGGACACGCCGACGTCGGGCACTGCGCTTATCGACGGCTCACCCTACCGCCAGCTCTCCGAGCCCGCCCGGAAGGTTGGCGCACTCCTCGACGCCAAAGGCGTCCACCCCAACCGCACCGCCCGCAACACCCTGCTCTGGCAGGCGCGCGCCGCCGGGCTGCCCGCCTCCCGCGTCGCCGAGGTCCTGGAGCTGGTGGGCCTGACGGAGGTGGCCGGCAAGAAGGTCGGCGGCTTCTCCCTCGGCATGGGCCAGCGCCTCGGCATCGCCTCCGCCATGCTCGGTGACCCGGAGGTGCTCATCCTCGACGAGCCGATCAACGGCCTCGACCCCGAGGGCATCCGCTGGGTGCGCTCCCTGCTGCGCCGGCTCGCCGACGAAGGCCGCACCATCCTCGTCTCCTCGCACCTGCTGGCGGAAATGTCGCAGACCGCCGACCGCCTCGTGGTCATCGGCCGCGGCAAGCTGGTCGCCGACACCTCCGTCGACGAGTTCATCGCCGCCAACTCCGCCGTCGCCGCGCTCGTGCGCCCCGCCTCCACCGAAGAGCTTGAGGCCGCGCTGAACGCCGAGGCGATCCCGTTCGTGCGCGGCGCCGACCACGCCGGGCGCCCGATGGTCACCGTCGAGGGCCGCACCAGCGACGAGATCGGCGCCCTGGCCTTCCGCCACGGCGTGCAGCTCGCCGAGCTCAGCGAGCGCCGCGGCTCCCTCGAGGACGCCTACCTGCACTCCACCGAAGGACACGCTCAGTACTCTGCCCAGGAGGACTTCCATGCTTAA
- a CDS encoding NUDIX domain-containing protein yields MEGDGNGWVEGPNGLRLWGRFGAAGLFLQAGDTVLLQHRAPWTAQGGTWGLPGGARDSHETVAEAALREAVEECAIDPSLVRVHDALVTAGPFDSGWSYTTVMATTTTGAPIEVTPNAESEDLRWVRLADVRSLPLHPGFEASLSRLLGHTETHD; encoded by the coding sequence ATGGAAGGAGACGGAAACGGCTGGGTCGAGGGACCGAACGGATTAAGGCTGTGGGGGCGCTTCGGCGCCGCCGGGCTGTTCTTGCAGGCAGGCGACACCGTCTTGTTACAGCACCGGGCGCCGTGGACGGCGCAGGGCGGCACGTGGGGCCTGCCCGGCGGGGCGCGCGACTCGCACGAGACGGTCGCCGAGGCGGCACTGCGCGAGGCGGTGGAAGAGTGCGCGATCGACCCCTCCCTCGTCCGCGTGCACGACGCGCTGGTTACCGCGGGGCCCTTCGACTCCGGGTGGAGCTACACCACCGTCATGGCCACGACAACGACCGGCGCGCCCATCGAGGTCACGCCGAACGCGGAAAGCGAGGATCTGCGGTGGGTGCGCCTGGCGGACGTTCGCTCGTTGCCCCTGCACCCGGGCTTCGAGGCGTCGCTTAGCAGGCTGCTGGGGCATACTGAGACGCATGATTGA
- a CDS encoding glutamate ABC transporter substrate-binding protein, with product MKRLAALALAASFSLAACAPSPAPVAPSDPPLAHSGLPLPAGAQLDPAGVDPTSAFVDDAFWPGSLRPDSLTPGERVPDILQRGRIIVGVDQSQYLLSYRDTAAGDLRGFEVDLAREIARDIFGDPGRVDFRFVESGRRVEALEDGDVDIVVRTMSITPERAERSDFSVPYLASAVRLFTPLNSEIGGISDAEGKIVCVVDGSNLLELARTVAPRSRILRTRSWADCLMATQQYQADAVLADDAILAGMSAQDPHSRVLSETFGTQNYAVGVRRGRDGLVRQVNETIERIRDDGTWQAIRADWLDGALTSPVQPAARYREEPDGGEHG from the coding sequence ATGAAACGCCTTGCCGCCCTCGCACTGGCCGCCTCCTTCAGCCTGGCCGCCTGCGCGCCCAGCCCGGCGCCCGTCGCGCCCTCCGACCCGCCGCTGGCGCACTCCGGCCTGCCGCTTCCCGCCGGCGCGCAGCTCGACCCCGCCGGCGTCGACCCCACCAGCGCCTTCGTCGACGACGCCTTCTGGCCAGGCTCGCTGCGGCCCGACTCCCTCACCCCCGGCGAGCGCGTGCCCGACATCCTCCAGCGCGGGCGCATCATCGTCGGGGTCGACCAGTCCCAGTACCTGCTGTCCTACCGCGACACGGCGGCCGGGGACCTGCGCGGCTTCGAGGTCGACCTAGCCCGCGAGATCGCCCGCGACATCTTCGGCGACCCGGGCAGGGTGGACTTCCGCTTCGTCGAATCCGGCCGGCGCGTCGAAGCCCTCGAGGACGGCGACGTGGACATCGTGGTGCGCACCATGTCCATCACCCCGGAACGCGCCGAGCGCTCCGACTTCTCCGTGCCCTACCTGGCCAGCGCGGTGCGCCTGTTCACCCCGCTCAACAGCGAGATCGGCGGCATCTCCGACGCGGAGGGCAAGATCGTCTGCGTAGTCGACGGCTCGAACCTGCTCGAGCTCGCCCGCACCGTCGCACCCCGCTCCCGCATCCTGCGCACCCGCTCCTGGGCTGACTGCCTCATGGCCACCCAGCAGTACCAGGCCGACGCCGTGCTCGCCGACGACGCCATCCTCGCCGGGATGTCCGCCCAGGACCCCCACTCCCGCGTGCTCAGCGAAACCTTCGGCACCCAGAACTACGCCGTGGGCGTGCGCCGCGGCCGCGACGGTCTGGTGCGCCAGGTCAACGAAACCATCGAGCGGATCCGCGACGACGGCACCTGGC